A window from Candidatus Arthromitus sp. SFB-rat-Yit encodes these proteins:
- a CDS encoding flagellar basal body-associated FliL family protein — protein MASEEKKKSGKGVIIIVIVLLLVIVIGGVAGFFIISKMNNNSDEPKKIVEEVMQLDDIVVNIKDPSNKKYVKASLAMTYDSKNKKALESINSNIYKIKDTIITIFKNKSLSEVETSEGIEAIKLEIKNAVNSILESEVLLSVYFTNLLVN, from the coding sequence ATGGCAAGTGAAGAAAAGAAGAAGTCGGGTAAAGGAGTAATTATAATTGTAATTGTTTTACTTTTAGTAATTGTCATTGGGGGAGTAGCTGGGTTTTTTATAATTTCCAAAATGAACAATAATAGTGATGAGCCTAAGAAGATAGTTGAGGAAGTTATGCAGTTAGATGATATTGTAGTTAATATAAAAGATCCTTCTAACAAAAAATATGTAAAGGCATCACTAGCAATGACTTACGATTCAAAAAATAAGAAAGCACTCGAGAGTATAAATTCAAACATTTATAAAATAAAAGATACGATCATAACGATATTCAAAAATAAATCGTTAAGCGAAGTTGAAACCAGTGAAGGAATTGAAGCAATTAAACTTGAGATTAAAAATGCTGTTAATTCAATTCTTGAATCTGAAGTATTATTATCTGTTTATTTTACAAACTTGTTAGTGAATTAA
- a CDS encoding OmpA/MotB family protein — protein sequence MGKKKEEEQGGGAPEWMVTFSDAMTLLMVFFILLFSMSTVDAKKEAQLTQAFNNIFNGGGNNPITNEGVGEDIFNNVDKEQEEEKTQDSLVDILNNLINEKGLEDFISVEVVERGVSVVVVDSLLFQSGRADLKGESKHILRDIADVLNEIDNQIIIEGHTDNVPINTYMFASNWELSTARSVVVTRFLVESANVNPVRISAQGYGEFRPIALNDTAENKAKNRRVNILILNKVEG from the coding sequence ATGGGAAAGAAGAAAGAGGAAGAACAAGGTGGTGGAGCTCCTGAGTGGATGGTTACATTCTCTGATGCGATGACTTTACTTATGGTGTTTTTCATATTGTTGTTTTCAATGTCGACTGTAGATGCAAAGAAAGAAGCTCAGCTTACTCAGGCTTTCAATAATATATTTAACGGTGGAGGGAATAACCCCATTACTAACGAGGGAGTTGGGGAAGATATATTTAATAATGTAGATAAAGAACAGGAAGAAGAGAAAACTCAAGATTCTTTGGTTGATATATTAAATAATTTAATTAATGAAAAGGGACTTGAAGATTTTATTTCAGTTGAAGTAGTTGAAAGAGGGGTTTCTGTTGTGGTTGTTGACTCATTGCTTTTTCAATCGGGAAGAGCTGACCTGAAGGGGGAAAGTAAACATATATTAAGAGATATCGCAGATGTTTTAAATGAAATTGATAACCAGATAATTATTGAAGGTCACACGGACAATGTTCCAATTAATACATATATGTTTGCGAGTAACTGGGAGTTATCAACGGCAAGATCGGTTGTTGTTACTAGATTTTTAGTCGAGTCTGCGAATGTCAATCCAGTACGTATATCTGCCCAAGGCTATGGAGAGTTTAGACCTATTGCACTTAATGATACTGCTGAGAATAAGGCTAAAAATAGAAGAGTTAATATTTTGATTTTGAATAAAGTAGAAGGGTGA